The following are from one region of the Fusarium verticillioides 7600 chromosome 1, whole genome shotgun sequence genome:
- a CDS encoding F-type H+-transporting ATPase subunit G: MSSLARPMLRSPALRVAARRFESTATQKATENAKQAASKATENAKLAASRAQEGLSRVTTAAGPAIAGYAKGVASTLGKVGGRTGKVIGFIERQVPFVVYYSKVALELGKFVFHNQKMSPPNLATFQNTYQSIIKSIQNRTIIQSSQNAIQQVRNIGPAQLATGGVIAAEVLGFFTVGEIIGRFKLVGYRGEASSHH, translated from the exons ATGTCTTCTCTCGCTCGTCCCATGCTCCGTTCGCCCGCTCTCCGCGTCGCCGCCCGACGTTTCGAGAGCACCGCCACCCAGAAGGCCACCGAGAACGCAAAGCAGGCTGCTTCCAAAGCCACCGAGAATGCTAAGCTGGCTGCCTCAAGGGCCCAGGAAGGCCTGTCGCGTGTCACAACTGCTGCTGGTCCTGCTATTGCTGGTTACGCCAAGGGCGTTGCCAGCACTCTGGGCAAGGTTGGCGGACGAACGGGCAAGGTCATCGGCTTCATTGAGC GACAAGTCCCCTTCGTCGTTTACTACTCCAAAGTCGCCCTCGAGCTCGGCAAGTTTGTCTTCCATAACCAGAAGATGAGCCCTCC CAACCTGGCCACCTTCCAGAACACATAccagagcatcatcaagTCCATCCAGAACCGTACCATCATCCAGTCCTCTCAGAACGCCATCCAGCAGGTACGGAATATCGGCCCTGCTCAGCTCGCCACTGGTGGTGTTATCGCAGCTGAGGTCCTCGGCTTTTTCACCGTCGGTGAGATTATTGGACGATTTAAGCTTGTTGGCTACCGTGGCGAGGCCTCTTCCCACCACTAA